A stretch of bacterium DNA encodes these proteins:
- a CDS encoding glycosyltransferase family 2 protein codes for MEEIKNSLEFACPRVSIILPVYNRRHLILRAIASVQRQSFKDWELLIVDDGSSDGLEELILPLLQENPNWRYLKHSRRRLSATRNIGLQAGLGFYATFIDSDDEYLEEHLQTRVSYMDAHPQVDLIHGGVVLNGPEHSHWVQDAFHPDATIHLSQCTIGATLFGKRRVFVDSGGFKRLPYSAESEFIARLARTYTIERVEFPTYVYYTGLEDSICTQRLRQYEKDNNRSAL; via the coding sequence ATGGAAGAGATAAAAAATTCACTGGAATTTGCCTGCCCAAGGGTGTCTATCATCCTGCCGGTGTATAACCGCCGTCATCTTATTCTTCGGGCCATCGCCTCTGTTCAACGGCAATCCTTCAAGGATTGGGAGCTGCTGATTGTCGATGACGGCAGCAGCGACGGTTTGGAAGAGCTGATCCTTCCCCTTCTTCAAGAAAATCCAAACTGGCGCTATCTGAAACACAGCCGACGCCGGTTGTCAGCCACACGCAACATCGGTCTACAGGCCGGCCTGGGCTTTTACGCCACTTTTATCGATTCAGACGACGAATACCTTGAGGAGCATCTACAAACGCGGGTTTCTTATATGGACGCCCATCCGCAGGTGGATCTGATCCACGGCGGCGTGGTGTTGAACGGGCCGGAACACAGCCATTGGGTTCAGGACGCCTTTCATCCTGACGCTACGATCCATCTCTCCCAATGCACCATCGGCGCCACCCTGTTCGGCAAACGCCGGGTGTTTGTCGACAGCGGCGGATTCAAGCGGCTGCCTTATTCCGCAGAGTCAGAGTTCATCGCGCGGCTGGCGCGAACCTATACCATCGAACGCGTCGAATTCCCTACGTATGTTTACTACACCGGCCTGGAAGACAGCATTTGCACCCAACGGCTCAGACAATATGAAAAGGACAACAACCGTTCTGCGTTATGA
- the alr gene encoding alanine racemase has product MKDEALVLRPSWVEVDLDAILDNLARVRTLLAGKKLCAVVKADAYGLGAVPVSRTLAEAGVDAFGVVMLEEAVQLRRAGIVTPILNMGEILIEHAGYAVEYDVQQMIYRPETAQALSDAAARLGKKAIVHFKINTGMGRYGCDYEHALETLQQCRRYPHLSFAGVMTHFPLSDAVDKSFAHLQILRMQRLRRLFEQNGIDIPCWHLCNSGGVLDLPQAHMDMVRCGLLLYGYYPSEDVQRPLALRPAMTVKTHIIAIRDLRRGDSVGYSRRFIAHGPERVAVLPIGYADGYDRKIRFSGFTLLHGRKAPLISGLCMDACFIRISDFPQARIGDPVILMGRSGEEEISPHDIAYAIQSVSYEVMARFGKRLPRLYFRGGRKVETIHDAMKG; this is encoded by the coding sequence ATGAAAGATGAAGCGTTGGTTCTTCGGCCCTCCTGGGTGGAAGTGGACCTGGATGCTATCCTTGACAACCTCGCCCGGGTACGAACCCTTCTTGCAGGAAAAAAACTCTGCGCCGTGGTCAAAGCCGATGCGTATGGACTGGGAGCCGTGCCGGTCAGTCGTACGTTGGCTGAAGCGGGGGTGGACGCTTTCGGTGTGGTGATGCTGGAGGAGGCGGTTCAACTGCGTCGCGCCGGTATCGTAACGCCGATCCTCAATATGGGCGAAATTCTTATCGAGCACGCCGGCTATGCAGTGGAGTATGACGTTCAGCAGATGATTTACCGGCCAGAGACTGCGCAGGCGCTGTCTGATGCAGCCGCTCGCCTGGGAAAAAAAGCGATCGTTCATTTCAAAATCAACACCGGTATGGGCCGGTACGGCTGCGATTATGAACATGCGCTGGAAACCCTGCAACAGTGCCGCCGCTATCCGCATCTCTCCTTCGCGGGCGTGATGACCCATTTTCCGTTGTCCGATGCGGTGGACAAAAGCTTCGCCCACCTGCAGATTCTGCGCATGCAGCGTTTGCGCCGGCTGTTTGAACAGAACGGCATCGATATTCCCTGCTGGCACCTGTGCAACAGCGGCGGCGTTCTGGACCTACCGCAGGCGCACATGGACATGGTACGCTGTGGTTTGCTGCTATACGGTTATTATCCCTCAGAGGATGTGCAAAGGCCCCTGGCGCTCAGACCGGCCATGACCGTAAAAACGCACATCATCGCCATCAGAGATCTGCGGCGCGGTGACAGCGTGGGGTACAGCCGTCGTTTCATCGCTCATGGGCCGGAGCGCGTGGCCGTGCTGCCCATCGGCTATGCGGACGGCTATGACCGTAAAATCCGCTTCAGCGGATTTACGCTGCTCCACGGCCGCAAGGCGCCTCTCATCAGCGGATTATGCATGGACGCCTGCTTTATTCGCATCAGTGATTTTCCCCAAGCCCGGATCGGCGATCCGGTCATTCTCATGGGACGGAGCGGCGAGGAGGAGATCTCGCCTCATGACATCGCCTATGCGATTCAGTCGGTCTCCTATGAGGTCATGGCGCGATTCGGCAAACGGCTGCCGCGGCTTTACTTTCGCGGTGGGCGCAAAGTTGAAACCATCCATGATGCCATGAAAGGGTGA
- a CDS encoding MinD/ParA family protein has translation MTIMESQIKHWCIEHQEKTIGPISSYALALWGLQGLLYPNDIITRNGQRRFLAGYLPGMMPFIRNNGHLHRAKLWAVAGGKGGVGKSVFCALVGVALSGLNKKVVIVDADFGGPNQHDIFGIKSEPVSYWRHLDAHKSLNQLVKPTAFKNLSIIPGPEEAYDPKQAHIMRKIKMVQALRNMEADYVIMDLGPRTQSKDLDFFLTADMQVLLSTGEPTSLENLSRVIKTLVLRKAQTAFNSLSRETFAQNFDETADSVSFIQNLTAQLRRLQLPADDIFKRVLSSFNIRVIFNMVESADYAKQSHLLNKYLSNELGLTFVVAGSIHHDPVVHEAMQNKDMQRLTTYRSHAFQDILEITQKLMVTRTRTPESPEFRTVRPTAAINKQALICSKQCNLWDICEFKTPGNYCRVKNWN, from the coding sequence ATGACCATTATGGAGAGTCAGATTAAGCACTGGTGCATCGAACATCAGGAAAAAACGATAGGTCCGATCAGTTCTTATGCGCTCGCCTTATGGGGTCTGCAGGGGTTATTATATCCGAACGACATCATCACCCGCAACGGTCAACGCCGGTTCCTGGCCGGCTATCTGCCCGGCATGATGCCGTTTATCCGCAATAACGGCCACTTGCATCGGGCGAAATTATGGGCTGTGGCGGGCGGCAAAGGAGGGGTCGGCAAGTCTGTTTTTTGCGCTCTCGTGGGAGTGGCCTTATCGGGCCTGAACAAAAAAGTGGTGATCGTGGACGCGGATTTCGGCGGTCCCAATCAGCACGATATTTTTGGCATCAAGTCAGAACCCGTGTCCTACTGGCGTCACCTGGACGCGCATAAAAGTCTGAATCAACTGGTCAAACCCACTGCCTTCAAGAATCTCAGCATCATTCCGGGACCGGAGGAAGCATACGATCCAAAGCAGGCGCACATCATGCGCAAGATCAAAATGGTCCAGGCCCTGCGCAACATGGAGGCGGATTACGTCATCATGGATCTGGGGCCGCGCACCCAATCCAAAGATCTTGATTTTTTTCTTACCGCGGACATGCAGGTGTTATTGTCCACCGGCGAGCCGACCAGCCTGGAAAATCTGTCGCGCGTCATCAAGACGCTGGTCCTGCGCAAGGCGCAGACCGCTTTCAACAGCCTGAGCCGGGAGACCTTTGCGCAGAATTTCGATGAAACCGCGGACAGCGTTTCCTTCATCCAAAACCTCACTGCTCAGCTGCGGCGGCTGCAGCTGCCTGCCGATGATATCTTTAAACGGGTGCTCAGCAGTTTTAACATCCGGGTCATTTTCAATATGGTGGAATCCGCGGATTACGCCAAGCAGTCGCATCTGCTGAATAAATATCTGAGCAACGAGCTTGGCCTGACCTTTGTCGTGGCCGGCAGCATTCACCATGATCCTGTCGTTCACGAAGCGATGCAGAATAAGGATATGCAACGGTTAACCACCTACCGCAGTCACGCCTTCCAGGATATTCTCGAGATCACACAAAAATTGATGGTTACGCGCACTCGTACTCCGGAATCGCCGGAGTTCAGAACCGTACGGCCCACAGCTGCGATCAATAAACAGGCGCTCATCTGCTCCAAGCAGTGCAATCTCTGGGATATCT